One Thermococcus sp. LS1 genomic window carries:
- a CDS encoding ferritin family protein, translating into MDGDSMLGLNPISINKEKLSKKEIVQALRWAVIAELDAINFYEQFAELIDDEAVKHTFLDVANEEKEHVGEFLALLLKLDPELKEWMKKGFEEVEEETGVKVEL; encoded by the coding sequence ATGGACGGTGATTCCATGCTGGGTTTGAACCCCATTTCCATAAACAAAGAAAAGCTGTCCAAGAAGGAAATCGTCCAGGCCCTCCGCTGGGCGGTCATAGCTGAGCTCGACGCTATAAACTTCTACGAGCAGTTTGCTGAGCTGATTGATGACGAGGCGGTAAAACACACCTTCCTCGATGTTGCAAATGAGGAGAAGGAGCATGTAGGCGAGTTTTTGGCTCTACTCCTCAAGCTCGACCCTGAGCTGAAGGAATGGATGAAAAAGGGCTTTGAGGAGGTCGAGGAGGAGACAGGAGTAAAAGTGGAGCTTTGA
- a CDS encoding ferritin family protein: MKEIEALALALEVEKTELKFYLKLAKKARDDKAKKMFLFLAHEEAEHWGLFEEKFVEALIEKCELPVVDRKTLEKLLVNVNEKNLSEVDAVRIGMEQEKLTWEFYERAAKEAEHEGVRRIFEELAKVEKSHYELLKAQYDSVMKTGIWMDYQDFSLEVD, from the coding sequence ATGAAGGAGATTGAGGCTTTAGCTTTGGCTTTGGAAGTTGAGAAGACCGAGCTGAAGTTCTACCTAAAGCTGGCCAAAAAGGCCAGGGATGATAAGGCAAAGAAGATGTTCTTATTTTTGGCCCACGAGGAGGCCGAGCACTGGGGCCTGTTTGAGGAGAAGTTCGTCGAGGCCCTGATAGAGAAGTGCGAGCTACCCGTGGTGGATAGGAAAACTCTCGAAAAGCTCCTGGTCAACGTGAACGAAAAGAACCTCAGTGAAGTCGATGCGGTAAGGATTGGAATGGAGCAGGAAAAGCTGACGTGGGAATTCTACGAGAGGGCGGCAAAGGAGGCCGAGCATGAGGGTGTCAGGCGTATCTTTGAAGAGCTTGCAAAGGTCGAGAAGTCCCACTATGAGCTACTTAAAGCCCAGTACGACTCCGTCATGAAGACGGGCATCTGGATGGACTACCAGGATTTCAGCCTCGAGGTTGACTGA
- a CDS encoding GNAT family N-acetyltransferase, with amino-acid sequence MRIERVEIPIRLKDELVKFVFRVYQGTNGAYPALEWVENKPSIDDFEGFRKVYEPFLEFRLGKEFDELYVLKEGGKIIGTLALVYNLEGKDVWWVPEEIKSERTGLIEFFMVDPAYKGKGYGSKLLEFAITRLAELGKDAYVITFPNLEAYGYYLRKGFEKVIDYKEFVVLRKT; translated from the coding sequence GTGAGGATTGAAAGGGTTGAAATTCCCATCAGGCTGAAAGATGAGCTGGTAAAGTTCGTCTTCAGGGTTTACCAGGGCACGAATGGAGCTTATCCAGCGCTCGAATGGGTCGAAAACAAGCCGAGTATTGACGATTTCGAGGGCTTCAGGAAGGTTTACGAGCCTTTCCTTGAGTTCCGTCTTGGGAAAGAGTTCGACGAGCTATACGTTCTGAAGGAAGGTGGAAAGATAATAGGCACCCTCGCCCTCGTCTACAACCTGGAGGGCAAGGACGTCTGGTGGGTGCCAGAGGAGATTAAGAGCGAGAGAACGGGCCTCATAGAGTTCTTCATGGTTGATCCTGCCTACAAAGGTAAGGGCTACGGCTCAAAGCTCCTAGAGTTCGCCATAACTCGCCTGGCCGAGCTAGGAAAAGATGCCTACGTGATAACCTTCCCGAACCTTGAGGCCTACGGCTACTATCTCAGGAAGGGCTTCGAGAAGGTGATAGACTACAAGGAGTTCGTGGTGTTGAGAAAAACATAG